In a genomic window of Rhinopithecus roxellana isolate Shanxi Qingling chromosome 2, ASM756505v1, whole genome shotgun sequence:
- the ANKRD50 gene encoding ankyrin repeat domain-containing protein 50 isoform X2, translating into MKPPQQSLYLLVDSVDEGCNITEGEQTSTSLSGTVAELLAGHHEFFPPWLLLLCSARKQSKAVTKMFTGFRKISLDDLRKAYIVKDVQQYILHRLDQEEALRQHLTKETAEMLNQLHIKSSGCFLYLERVLDGVVENFIMLREIRDIPGTLNGLYLWLCQRLFVRKQFAKVQPILNVILAACRPLTITELYHAVWTKNMSLTLEDFQRKLDVLSKLLVDGLGNTKILFHYSFAEWLLDVKHCTQKYLCNAAEGHRMLAMSYTCQAKNLTPLEAQEFALHLINSNLQLETAELALWMIWNGTPVRDSLSTLIPKEQEVLQLLVKAGAHVNSEDDRTSCIVRQALEREDSIRTLLDNGASVNQCDSNGRTLLANAAYSGSLDVVNLLVSRGANLEIEDAHGHTPLTLAARQGHTKVVNCLIGCGANINHTDQDGWTALRSAAWGGHTEVVSALLYAGVKVDCADADSRTALRAAAWGGHEDIVLNLLQHGAEVNKADNEGRTALIAAAYMGHREIVEHLLDHGAEVNHEDVDGRTALSVAALCVPASKGHASVVSLLIDRGAEVDHCDKDGMTPLLVAAYEGHVDVVDLLLEGGADVDHTDNNGRTPLLAAASMGHASVVNTLLFWGAAVDSIDSEGRTVLSIASAQGNVEVVRTLLDRGLDENHRDDAGWTPLHMAAFEGHRLICEALIEQGARTNEIDNDGRIPFILASQEGHYDCVQILLENKSNIDQRGYDGRNALRVAALEGHRDIVELLFSHGADVNCKDADGRPTLYILALENQLTMAEYFLENGANVEASDAEGRTALHVSCWQGHMEMVQVLIAYHADVNAADNEKRSALQSAAWQGHVKVVQLLIEHGAIVDHTCNQGATALCIAAQEGHIDVVQVLLEHGADPNHADQFGRTAMRVAAKNGHSQIIKLLEKYGASSLNGCSPSPVHTMEQKPLQSVSSKMQSLTIKSNSSGSTGGGDMQPSLRGLPNGPAHAFSSPSESPDSTVDRQKSSLSNNSLKSSKNSSLRTTSSTATAQTVPIDSFHNLSFTEQIQQHSLPRSRSRQSIVSPSSTTQSLGQSHNSPSSEFEWSQVKPSLKSTKANKGGKSENSAKSGSAGKKAKQSNSSQPKVLEYEMTQFDKRGPIAKSGTAAPPKQMPAESQCKITIPSAQQEIGRSQQQFLIHQQSGEQKKRNGIMTNPNYHLQSNQVFLGRVSVPRTMQDRGHQEVLEGYPSSETELSLKQALKLQIEGSDPSFNYKKETPL; encoded by the exons ATGAAGCCTCCCCAGCAAAGCCTATACCTGCTTGTTGATTCTGTTGATGAAGGGTGTAACATTACTGAAGGTGAACAAACGTCTACCAGCTTATCTGGGACTGTTGCAGAACTTTTAGCTGGTCACCATGAGTTCTTTCCACCATGGCTATTGCTTCTCTGTTCTGCCCGAAAGCAGAGTAAGGCTGTTACTAAAATGTTTACTG GTTTTCGAAAAATAAGTTTAGATGACCTTCGGAAGGCATATATTGTCAAGGATGTTCAGCAGTACATTCTTCATCGTTTAGATCAAGAAGAAGCTTTGCGACAACACCTCACAAAAGAAACTGCAGAGATGTTAAATCAACTGCACATTAAAAGCAGCGGATGCTTTCTTTACCTAGAACGAGTTTTAGATGGAGTTGTAGaaaattttattatgttaagaGAAATTCGTGACATCCCAGGAACTCTAAACGGCTTATATCTCTGGCTATGCCAAAGACTTTTTGTAAGAAAACAATTTGCAAAGGTTCAGCCTATTTTGAATGTGATTCTTGCAGCCTGCCGACCTTTGACCATAACGGAATTATATCATGCAGTATGGACCAAAAACATGTCGTTAACTTTGGAAGATTTTCAACGCAAGTTAGATGTCCTCTCCAAACTTCTTGTTGATGGACtaggaaatacaaaaatactgtTTCACTATAGTTTTGCAGAGTGGCTTCTGGATGTGAAACACTGTACTCAGAAGTATTTATGTAATGCAGCAGAAGGACACAGAATGTTGGCCATGAGTTATACCTGTCAAGCCAAGAATTTAACACCATTGGAAGCACAAGAATTTGCCTTGCACTTAATTAACTCAAACTTACAATTAGAGACAGCGGAGTTAGCTCTGTGGATGATATGGAACGGTACACCTGTTAGAGATTCCCTTTCTACTTTAATACCCAAGGAACAAGAAGTACTGCAGCTGTTGGTTAAAGCTGGGGCTCATGTCAACAGTGAAGACGATCGCACATCATGCATAGTTCGACAAGCCTTAGAAAGAGAGGATTCCATTCGGACATTATTAGATAATGGAGCTTCAGTAAATCAGTGTGattcaaatggaagaacattatTGGCTAATGCCGCATATAGTGGCAGTCTTGATGTAGTCAATTTACTTGTCTCTAGGGGAGCAAATTTAGAGATAGAAGATGCTCATGGACATACACCACTCACCCTAGCGGCTAGACAAGGACATACTAAGGTGGTTAATTGTTTGATTGGGTGTGGAGCAAATATTAATCATACTGATCAAGATGGTTGGACAGCATTAAGATCTGCTGCTTGGGGTGGCCATACTGAGGTAGTTTCTGCACTACTTTATGCTGGCGTAAAAGTGGATTGTGCAGATGCTGATAGCCGAACAGCTTTGAGAGCAGCAGCATGGGGAGGACATGAGGATATTGTTCTGAATTTGCTACAACATGGTGCTGAAGTGAACAAAGCTGATAATGAAGGTAGAACTGCTTTGATAGCAGCAGCATACATGGGACATAGGGAGATTGTGGAACACCTCCTGGACCATGGAGCAGAAGTAAATCATGAGGACGTTGATGGCAGGACTGCACTCTCTGTAGCTGCACTTTGTGTGCCTGCAAGTAAAGGACACGCATCAGTTGTTAGCCTTTTAATCGATCGAGGTGCTGAAGTAGATCATTGTGATAAAGATGGCATGACTCCACTGCTGGTAGCTGCCTATGAAGGACATGTTGATGTGGTTGACTTACTTCTAGAAGGGGGAGCAGATGTAGATCACACAGATAACAATGGTCGTACACCCCTCTTAGCAGCAGCTTCTATGGGTCATGCATCAGTTGTAAATACACTTTTGTTTTGGGGTGCAGCTGTGGATAGTATTGATAGTGAAGGTAGGACAGTCCTCAGTATAGCTTCAGCACAAGGAAACGTTGAGGTGGTACGTACTCTACTGGATAGAGGGTTAGATGAAAATCACAGAGATGATGCTGGATGGACACCTTTGCACATGGCAGCTTTCGAAGGGCACAGATTAATATGTGAAGCACTTATTGAACAAGGTGCTAGAACAAATGAGATTGACAATGATGGACGAATCCCTTTCATATTAGCTTCACAAGAGGGTCATTATGATTGTGTTCAAATATTATTGGAAAACAAATCTAACATTGATCAAAGAGGTTATGATGGAAGAAACGCACTGCGAGTTGCTGCGTTAGAAGGGCACAGGGACATTGTTGAATTGCTTTTTAGCCATGGAGCTGATGTTAACTGCAAAGATGCTGATGGCAGGCCCACACTTTATATCTTGGCCTTAGAAAATCAACTTACAATGGCcgaatattttttagaaaatggtGCAAATGTAGAAGCAAGTGATGCTGAAGGAAGGACAGCACTTCATGTCTCTTGTTGGCAAGGCCATATGGAAATGGTGCAGGTTCTGATAGCATACCATGCTGATGTCAATGCTGCAGACAACGAAAAGCGCTCTGCTTTGCAGTCTGCAGCCTGGCAGGGCCATGTAAAAGTGGTTCAGCTACTAATTGAGCATGGTGCTATAGTTGACCATACATGTAACCAAGGTGCAACTGCACTCTGTATTGCAGCCCAGGAAGGGCACATTGATGTTGTGCAGGTCTTATTAGAGCATGGTGCTGATCCAAACCATGCTGATCAATTTGGACGCACTGCTATGCGTGTTGCAGCCAAAAATGGACAttctcaaataattaaattattagaaaaatacgGTGCATCTAGTTTGAATGGCTGTTCCCCATCACCTGTTCACACAATGGAACAAAAACCTCTACAGTCAGTGTCTTCAAAAATGCAGTCATTAACAATTAAATCAAATAGCTCTGGTAGTACTGGTGGAGGGGATATGCAGCCTTCGTTACGTGGTTTACCTAATGGGCCAGCTCATGCATTTAGTTCTCCTTCAGAATCTCCAGATTCTACAGTTGACCGGCAGAAGTCATCACTGTCAAATAATTCCCTAAAAAGCTCAAAAAATTCATCTTTGAGAACTACTTCATCTACAGCAACAGCTCAAACAGTGCCAATTGATAGCTTTCATAACTTGTCATTTACAGAACAAATTCAGCAGCATTCATTGCCACGCAGTAGAAGTCGACAGTCAATTGTTTCCCCATCTTCCACAACACAGTCCTTAGGACAGAGTCATAATTCACCAAGTAGTGAATTTGAGTGGAGTCAAGTAAAGCCCAGTTTGAAGTCAACTAAAGCAAATAAAGGGGGGAAATCAGAAAATTCTGCCAAGTCTGGATCAGCTGGAAAAAAAGCGAAACAAAGTAATTCTTCACAGCCAAAGGTTTTAGAATATGAAATGACTCAGTTTGATAAAAGAGGACCTATAGCCAAATCCGGGACTGCTGCACCACCTAAACAAATGCCAGCAGAATCTCAGTGCAAAATTACGATACCGTCAGCTCAGCAGGAAATTGGTCGATCTCAACAGCAGTTTCTTATTCACCAACAAAGTGGGGAACAGAAGAAGAGAAATGGAATAATGACAAATCCAAATTACCATCTTCAGAGCAACCAGGTTTTTCTTGGTAGGGTTTCAGTCCCACGAACAATGCAAGATAGAGGGCATCAGGAAGTGTTGGAGGGATACCCTTCCTCAGAGACAGAATTAAGCCTTAAACAAGCTCTGAAGCTTCAGATTGAAGGTTCTGACCCTAGCTTCAACTATAAAAAGGAAACACCATTATAG